A section of the Thermodesulfobacteriota bacterium genome encodes:
- the xseA gene encoding exodeoxyribonuclease VII large subunit — MTKNLDILTVSELTQKIKLQLESNFETVWVEGEVSNLRSPSSGHLYFTLKDENSQIKTVVFRSHIRFLRFEIKDGIKVISRGRVSVYEPRGDYQLIIDYIEPKGVGALQLAYEQLKEKLKSEGLFDDSHKKPLPLLPGKIGLITSPSGAAVRDMINIILRRFPNTGILIFPVRVQGEGASSEIAHAIEELNRISGVDVMIVGRGGGSLEDLWAFNEEIVARAIYHSDIPVISAVGHEIDFTISDFVADLRAPTPSAAAELVVANKSELINYLKNWMGRLENLVCQFLESNRNKLGFLEKRLSDPRRRIDDFRLRVDDIFNRLSIDTSNLLRRKAEQFERRKDALISRSPKSRIGELKNLVFQLNKETDVHMRHYLGNQRHRFERSLEGLDKLSPLNILRRGYSITRALPDYSILKDVKGLKVGDRINVKLHQGEIIGQIKELIEEN; from the coding sequence GTGACCAAAAACCTGGATATTTTAACGGTTTCAGAGCTTACCCAGAAGATAAAGCTTCAATTGGAATCCAATTTCGAAACTGTCTGGGTAGAAGGCGAGGTATCCAACCTCAGGTCCCCATCATCAGGACATCTGTACTTTACCCTCAAAGACGAAAACAGCCAGATCAAAACAGTGGTCTTCAGATCCCATATAAGGTTCCTCAGATTTGAGATAAAGGATGGCATTAAGGTAATATCCAGGGGTAGAGTCAGTGTCTATGAGCCCAGGGGCGATTATCAACTGATAATCGATTATATAGAACCAAAAGGGGTTGGCGCCCTTCAGCTGGCTTATGAACAACTGAAAGAGAAGCTGAAAAGTGAAGGGCTTTTTGATGATTCTCATAAAAAACCATTACCCCTGTTACCCGGAAAGATAGGACTGATTACCTCTCCTTCAGGAGCTGCTGTTCGAGACATGATAAATATCATCCTCCGCCGGTTTCCCAACACAGGGATTCTTATCTTCCCTGTACGGGTTCAGGGAGAAGGGGCATCTTCCGAAATAGCCCACGCCATAGAAGAGCTCAACAGAATATCCGGGGTTGATGTGATGATTGTGGGAAGAGGGGGAGGATCCCTAGAAGATCTCTGGGCTTTTAATGAAGAGATTGTTGCAAGGGCAATCTACCACTCAGATATTCCTGTGATTTCAGCGGTTGGCCATGAAATAGACTTTACAATTTCGGATTTTGTAGCAGACCTCCGTGCCCCTACACCGTCTGCCGCTGCAGAACTGGTAGTAGCCAATAAGTCTGAACTTATAAATTACCTGAAAAACTGGATGGGAAGACTGGAAAATCTTGTATGCCAATTTCTTGAATCCAATCGTAATAAACTGGGTTTCCTTGAGAAGAGACTATCGGATCCGAGAAGAAGAATAGACGATTTCAGATTAAGGGTTGATGATATTTTCAATCGTTTGTCTATCGATACATCCAATCTGTTACGAAGAAAGGCTGAACAGTTTGAGAGAAGAAAAGACGCCCTTATCTCCAGAAGTCCGAAAAGCAGGATAGGGGAGTTGAAAAACCTTGTTTTTCAACTGAATAAAGAGACAGATGTCCATATGAGGCATTATCTGGGGAATCAAAGACACAGGTTTGAGAGGTCACTGGAGGGGCTGGATAAACTAAGCCCACTGAACATACTCCGAAGGGGTTACAGTATAACCAGGGCTCTGCCCGATTACAGTATCTTGAAAGATGTGAAGGGATTAAAGGTTGGCGACAGGATAAATGTCAAATTACACCAGGGAGAGATAATAGGTCAAATTAAGGAACTTATAGAGGAGAATTGA
- a CDS encoding M23 family metallopeptidase, translating to MVKVLVPRGTRSLTGEFQEKGLSFYKTKKSRLFRTLIGIDMETDPGTYQLVISAKNRSGRVVKGRYRIRIKGRDFGEQRITLPEEMVELDDNTLKQVEEEEKKVKEIWIKERNDRLWRGKFIKPLDGEITSPFGVRRILNELSRNRHNGVDLEAEMGEEIRSSNAGIVVFAGELYFSGESVIVDHGRGLYTMYFHLSRIDVDEGQRVKKGEILGLAGSTGRSTGPHLHWGVRLHGARVDPFSLLRLR from the coding sequence GTGGTTAAGGTGCTTGTTCCCAGAGGTACTCGTTCGCTCACAGGAGAGTTTCAGGAAAAAGGACTCTCCTTTTATAAAACAAAGAAGAGTAGGTTATTTCGAACTCTAATTGGCATAGATATGGAAACAGATCCTGGGACATATCAACTGGTAATATCGGCAAAAAACCGTTCAGGTAGAGTTGTAAAGGGCAGGTATCGTATAAGGATAAAAGGGAGGGATTTTGGCGAGCAGAGAATAACCCTGCCGGAAGAGATGGTTGAGTTGGACGATAATACCTTAAAGCAGGTGGAGGAGGAAGAGAAAAAGGTAAAAGAAATATGGATAAAGGAGAGAAATGATAGGCTCTGGCGAGGGAAGTTCATTAAGCCTTTAGACGGAGAGATTACAAGCCCCTTTGGGGTAAGACGCATTCTCAACGAATTGTCAAGGAATCGCCATAATGGAGTTGACCTGGAAGCAGAAATGGGAGAAGAGATACGATCCTCAAATGCTGGAATTGTTGTATTTGCAGGTGAACTGTATTTCAGCGGGGAGTCAGTTATTGTGGATCATGGGAGGGGGCTCTATACTATGTACTTTCATCTGTCCAGAATTGATGTAGATGAAGGGCAACGGGTCAAAAAAGGGGAGATTTTAGGTCTTGCAGGTTCCACCGGCAGGTCAACCGGTCCGCACCTCCATTGGGGGGTACGTTTGCACGGGGCCAGGGTTGATCCTTTTTCTCTGCTGAGATTAAGGTGA